The following proteins are co-located in the Halocatena salina genome:
- a CDS encoding DUF7437 domain-containing protein, with product MLGPSRSTRSVTISISPDSVCRCTSARRSWGAHWDDSQKTHTPHALQLTTTLNGAEYMITPVLIKAVGRLPHDRDLGLLGEKHGGGKVAAALTYAIPDIKGMTERVAALELPPICI from the coding sequence ATGCTGGGACCGTCACGATCGACCAGATCGGTGACGATCTCGATCTCTCCCGACAGCGTATGCCGATGTACGAGTGCTCGTCGATCGTGGGGCGCTCACTGGGACGACTCACAGAAAACACATACACCGCACGCTCTCCAACTCACCACAACACTCAACGGCGCTGAGTACATGATCACACCGGTTCTCATCAAGGCGGTCGGGAGGCTTCCTCACGATCGTGACCTTGGGCTCCTCGGCGAAAAACACGGGGGTGGGAAAGTTGCAGCCGCACTCACGTATGCTATTCCCGACATCAAAGGTATGACCGAACGAGTGGCAGCGCTCGAACTCCCCCCAATCTGCATTTGA
- a CDS encoding NUDIX hydrolase has translation MTSYRATFCPDCGDKLESKWFDGRDRSYCAACARIIFQRPIPCADVAVMDGKHVLFIKRTNAPHIGKWALPGGVIEVGEPPAEAAARELHEETGLDITPSTLTLITGYAAAAPQGWYNAGYTYAVQFEDVSGEPTAGGDASDARFWSLNELRGSEQELRPEPNDALHIRAAINEFRTSNG, from the coding sequence ATGACATCATATAGGGCAACGTTCTGTCCGGACTGTGGAGACAAACTCGAAAGCAAATGGTTCGACGGCAGAGACCGTTCATACTGTGCGGCCTGTGCCCGGATTATTTTCCAGCGTCCGATCCCATGTGCTGATGTTGCGGTCATGGACGGAAAGCATGTGCTCTTCATCAAACGAACTAATGCACCACACATCGGAAAGTGGGCACTCCCTGGCGGCGTCATCGAAGTGGGTGAACCACCAGCGGAGGCGGCCGCCCGCGAACTTCACGAAGAGACGGGGCTCGACATTACTCCATCTACCCTGACGCTCATCACCGGGTACGCAGCCGCTGCCCCACAAGGTTGGTACAACGCTGGGTACACCTATGCTGTTCAGTTCGAGGATGTGAGTGGTGAGCCAACAGCAGGCGGTGATGCGAGTGACGCGCGATTCTGGTCTCTGAATGAGCTTCGAGGCTCAGAACAGGAGCTCCGACCAGAACCCAATGATGCATTACACATTCGAGCAGCGATCAACGAATTCCGAACGAGCAATGGCTAA
- a CDS encoding haloacid dehalogenase type II translates to MALDPESVSVVAFDSYSTIVDVDTAARALSEHTDDAESVSDLWRSRSLSYAMHSALIDTYRPFDDLLRDSLDYALAVNDITVDENEREQILEVYHNLAVFEDVHEGIRRLTDGGYDCYIVSNGTPEMLDSLVEHADIGAYIEETISADEVGIYKPAPEPYREAATRSETPIKEIAYVAAGWWDVRGALHAGMVSVRIDRKGLPWSPYDGTPVATIETFHDLADELGV, encoded by the coding sequence ATGGCCCTCGATCCAGAGTCCGTTTCCGTGGTCGCGTTCGATTCGTACAGCACCATCGTTGATGTCGATACGGCCGCGAGGGCGCTTTCTGAGCACACTGATGACGCAGAAAGTGTCTCAGACCTCTGGCGGTCACGCTCTCTCAGCTATGCGATGCACAGTGCCCTCATTGATACGTATCGTCCCTTCGACGACCTGCTCCGCGATTCGCTTGACTACGCACTCGCTGTCAATGATATCACTGTCGACGAGAATGAACGTGAACAAATACTCGAAGTATACCACAACCTTGCTGTTTTTGAGGACGTTCATGAGGGGATACGGCGACTCACGGACGGGGGATACGACTGTTATATTGTTTCAAATGGTACTCCGGAAATGCTTGATTCACTCGTCGAACACGCCGACATCGGCGCGTATATTGAGGAAACGATCAGCGCTGATGAGGTAGGTATCTATAAACCTGCCCCCGAGCCGTACCGTGAGGCTGCCACCCGGTCAGAAACACCGATCAAGGAGATCGCGTACGTGGCTGCTGGGTGGTGGGACGTTCGCGGCGCACTACACGCTGGAATGGTGAGTGTTCGTATCGACCGGAAAGGATTACCGTGGAGTCCGTACGACGGCACGCCTGTCGCTACGATCGAAACGTTCCATGACCTTGCGGATGAGCTCGGGGTTTGA
- a CDS encoding NAD(P)-dependent alcohol dehydrogenase gives MEIEAAVVREQEGPFEIESLTLEDPRQKEVLVRIVGTGICHTDLTVRDGNYPPDPPVVLGHEGAGIVESVGNRVAAVEPGDRVALTFNYDGTCPNCRQGDVAYCESFFEQNFGGTRFEDDSSPISDNGDPINANFFGQSSFATHAIAHEENVIPVTDDLPLELAGPLGCGVQTGAGAVMNSLTVTPGSSLVVFGTGTVGLSAIMAGQVVGAKDIIAVDLVDSRLELASDLGATMTVNPQSVADVVETVRKATDNGADYAVESTGVTDVLRQAFDSLAKLGTVGVPGAPPLGTEVSLDVNSFVTTGRSVRGVTEGDSYPKEFIPTLIDLYQQGRFPFDEFVEYYEFEDIDNAIEDAENGETIKPILRMSDA, from the coding sequence ATGGAGATCGAAGCAGCGGTTGTAAGAGAGCAAGAAGGACCGTTCGAGATCGAGAGTCTCACCCTGGAAGATCCCCGTCAGAAGGAAGTACTTGTTCGCATTGTTGGCACTGGCATCTGCCACACAGACCTTACCGTTCGCGACGGTAACTATCCACCGGATCCGCCGGTCGTTCTCGGTCACGAAGGAGCTGGCATTGTTGAGTCCGTTGGAAACCGTGTTGCAGCAGTCGAACCAGGTGATCGTGTTGCATTGACGTTCAACTACGATGGGACGTGTCCAAACTGTCGTCAGGGTGATGTCGCGTACTGTGAGTCGTTTTTCGAACAGAACTTCGGCGGGACTCGATTCGAAGACGACTCCTCGCCGATAAGCGATAACGGTGACCCCATCAACGCTAACTTCTTTGGCCAGTCATCATTTGCAACACACGCTATTGCGCATGAAGAGAACGTTATTCCCGTTACAGACGATCTCCCCCTAGAGTTGGCCGGACCGCTTGGCTGTGGTGTTCAGACCGGTGCAGGAGCAGTAATGAACTCTCTCACTGTTACTCCAGGGTCATCACTCGTCGTCTTCGGCACCGGAACGGTCGGTCTCAGTGCTATCATGGCTGGGCAGGTTGTCGGAGCGAAAGATATCATTGCTGTGGATCTCGTGGATAGTCGCCTTGAACTTGCGTCAGATCTCGGCGCAACAATGACGGTGAACCCTCAATCAGTTGCTGACGTTGTTGAAACGGTCCGAAAAGCAACCGACAACGGGGCGGATTACGCCGTTGAGTCAACGGGCGTCACCGATGTCCTACGGCAGGCGTTCGACTCGCTGGCCAAACTCGGCACTGTTGGTGTGCCCGGTGCACCACCGCTCGGAACGGAGGTCAGTCTCGATGTGAACAGCTTCGTCACCACTGGCCGTTCGGTACGGGGCGTAACGGAAGGAGATTCGTATCCTAAGGAATTTATTCCAACGCTTATCGATCTCTATCAGCAAGGCCGATTCCCGTTCGACGAGTTTGTCGAGTACTACGAGTTTGAGGATATCGATAACGCCATTGAAGACGCAGAGAACGGTGAGACTATCAAGCCCAT